ATTCCGGACAACAAACAGCCGACGGGAAATTTATCAGCGCTGGATACACAGAAACCCGCTCCAACGGAAAGGATTTTTACCTTATCCGATGTGATATAAACGGAGATACTTTATGGACGGCTAAAAATGGAGGAACTATTGATGATGGTGCTTATTCTGTTACACAAACACCCAACGGTAATTTTATTTGCTTGGGATATAGCGAAAGCTTTGGAGCAGGAATGAAGGATTATCACTTTTATGAATTTGATAACAGTGGCTTTTATGTCAATTCCAGAGGCTATGGAGGTACAAATGATGACATTGGTTATTGCATCAACAATACAAAAGATCATGGTTTTATTATAACCGGACAAACCGCCAGTTATGGAAACGGTCCCGAAAATATTTACACAATAAAAACCGACAGTAACGGCGATGCAACAGGAATTATTTTAGTAGGTATTGACGAAATAACTGGTATTCCTTCTGAAAAAAATATTTTTGCGTACCCAAATCCTTGCACTAATTTTTGTCGTATTACATTCATAAATAAGACACCTGAAAAAAATATTTTTTTAACCCTTTACAATGTATTGGGCGAAGAAATAGAAAAAACAAATCCAACTTTCTCGCTTGATTCAAAAGGGTTAGAAACAATTTCTATTGCTACCGATGCACTCCCTTCCGGAATTTATTTAGCGAAAATAAGCAACGGAAATTTTATTCAGACACAAAAAATAATTGTTCAGCATTAACTAAATAATTAATACTGAATCGACTCTTCAAAAAAATATTTTTTCAACGCACAATTGATAAAATGTATCTTTGAAAAAATATTTTTTCGGATGCCTCTTTTAAGCAGTGTAAAATACCTTATTGCAAAAGAAATAAAGCTGGAAATGCGCCAAAAATATGCCATTAACGGCATTATATTGTATTTGGTGGCAACGGTTTTTGTGGGTTATTTATGCTTTAAAACCATTGTAGATGCTGGAACCTGGGATGCGTTGTTTTGGATTATTATGCTGTTTACATCCATTAACGCAGTTTCAAAAAGTTTTATGATGGAGAAACAAGGTCGCTTACTTTATTATTATACCATTGCCAGTCCGCAAGCAATTATCCTCTCAAAAATTATTTATAATATTTTGATGATGATCGTGCTTTCCTTGATATGCTTTGCTTTTTACGCACTTTTTTTAGGAAGCATGGTTCAAAATATTGGTTTGTTTTTATTCGTTATTTTAATCGGAAACACAGGTTTTGCAGCTATTTTAAGCATGACCTCCGCCATTGCGTCCAAAACAAACAACAGTTTTACCTTGATGGCAATTTTAAGTTTCCCTTTATTAATGCCCTTGTTATTGGCTTTGATGAAGGTTTCGAAAAATGCGATTGATGGTTTGGCATTGTCGGTGAGTTACAATTATATACTCGTTTTGGTACTTATAAATCTGATTATTGTCATACTTTCTTATTTATTATTTCCATACCTTTGGCGCGATTAAAAAAATATTTTTTTGATGAGTAAAAATACGGCATCGACGCAAGAAAAAAATCCTTCTTTTCTCAAAAAAAATGGTTGGAAAATAATCACTGTTTTGCTTTTGTATTATGTGATTACGATGGGATTATTACACAAGGTTCCGCGTTTACCCATTCTTCACGAAACCATTCGAAACCTTTATTTTCACGTGTGTATGTGGTTCGGGATGATTTTTATTCTTTCTGTTTCGCTTGTGCAAAGCTTATTGTATCTTTCCAGTAATGATATTAAGAAAGACATTTTGGCTTCGCAAGCCGCTAATACGGGTATTTTATACGGTTTTTTAGGATTGGCAACCGGTTCTTTGTGGGCAAAATTTACGTGGGGCGCTTGGTGGATTAACGATCCGAAATTAGACGGAGCAGCTGTATCCATGCTTATTTACGTAGCGTATTTAATTTTAAGAAGTTCTATTGATGAAGAACAAAAAAGAGCCAGAATATCTGCCGTTTATAATATTTTCGCATACATTATGTTGATTGTTTTTTTACTGATTTATCCGCGTATGCACAACGTGGATTCTTTGCATCCCGGAAACGGTGGAAATCCAGGATTTAATAAATACGATTTAAACAGCGATATGCGCATCGTATTTTATCCTGCCGTTATCGGCTGGGTTATGCTGGCTTGGTGGATAACAACCATTCGCGTAAGAATAGAAAAAATAAAACGAAAATTGTATTACAATGATTGATAAAAAACTTCGCTCGAAAAAATATTTTTTCACAACACTTTTTTTGATGTTCGTTGCATTTGCTGCTTTCGCACAAGATAGTACAGCTACAGCGCCTGTCGAAATGGCTGATGGAATGCGGGCTTCAGGAAAAATTTACGTGGTGCTCGCCGTTATTTTAATTATTTTTACAGGCATTGTTATTTATTTAATCAGTTTAGATAAAAAAGTTTCGGAGATAGAAAAAGAATTAAAAAGTAAAGACAAAAAATGAAAAAAATTCACATCGCCGGCATTGCCATAATTGCCATTGCCATCGGAGTTATAATTACGTCACTTTCCAACAACAATACGTACGCCAATTTTACGGAAGCTTCTGCCAACGAAGGCTCTGTTTATCACGTAGTCGGGAAATTGGACAAAAGCAAAGACATGGTTTACAATCCGCAGGAAAATCCAAATCAATTTACGTTTTACATGAAGGATGATAAAGGCGTGGAACGAAAAGTGATTCTTCATAAAAGCAAACCGCAAGATTTTGAACGCTCCGAACAAATTGTATTGATTGGAGAAGCGCAAGGCGCAGACTTTGTGGCGTCGGACGTGTTGATGAAATGTCCATCGAAATACAACGATGGAAAACCCCAAGAAGCGAGCAGATAATTCATAAAATGCAAAACATTCAGTACGTCGGAGAACATCTTTTAATAGGTAGAATAGGAAATGTATTTGTGCTACTTTCCTTTGTAGGCGCTTTATTGGCGGCTATTTGTTATTTCTTAGCGGAGAAAAATCAACTCGAAAAAGATTCTTGGAAACAAACGGCACGTATTGCGTTTCGCTTACATTCCTTAGGTGTAATCGGCATTATAGTTACTTTGTTTACGATGATTTTCAATCATTATTATGAATATTATTATGTGTGGGAACATTCTAATAATATAATGCCGATGCGTTATGTGCTCTCCTGTTTTTGGGAAGGACAAGAAGGCAGTTTCTTGCTGTGGACTTTTTGGCAAGTGGTGTTGGGAAACATTTTAATTCGCACAGCTAAAGATTGGGAATCGTCTGTAATGGCAGTCATTGCGTTGGTTCAAACATTTTTGGCTTCCATGTTATTGGGTTTGTACATTCACGGAATTCACATCGGCAGTAATCCTTTTACTTCGCTGTTGCGCGAAAATTCGCAGTTTGCGAATATTCCTCTTTTTCAAAATCCCAATTATTTAAAACAATTGGACGGAAGAGGTTTAAATCCTTTACTCCAAAATTATTGGATGACGATTCATCCGCCTACATTATTTCTGGGATTTGCCAGCACTGTTGTTCCTTTTGCATTTGCGATTGCTGGTTTGTGGAGAAAAAAATTAGGCGAATGGCAAGCGAAAGCCTTGCCTTGGGTCTTTTTCGGCGTAATGGTACTCGGCACTGGAACTTTAATGGGTGGCGCTTGGGCTTATGAATCCTTAAGCTTTGGTGGTTTTTGGGCTTGGGATCCAGTGGAAAATGCAGCATTGGTACCTTGGATTGTCTTAGTAGCTGCCGGACATATTCTCCTCATTTATAAAAATAGAAAGCAATCCTTATTGAGTACATTTTTGTTGCCAATGATCGCTTTTATATTGACTGTTTATGCTACTTTTTTAACTCGAAGTGGTATTCTCGGAAAAACCTCTGTTCACTCGTTTCCTGATTTAGGTTTATCCGGACAATTGCTCATTTATTTATTATTTTTTGTTTGGCTTTCTGCCTTGATGTTGATGCAAAATAAAAATTTACGGTTTTATTACGGCGTTGCTTCTGCATTTTTATTGGCTGCAGGCGCTACGTTTAATTTTAGCATTTACTCTTTTAATGTAAAAATAATTTCCTTACTTCTGTTTGGGCTTATTACCATTGTGTTGGTACTTTTCGGATTGGCGAAAAATTTCCCAAAAGAAACTGAAGAAGAAGCAATATGGTCTCGTGAATTTTGGATGTTTATTGGTGCTTTGGTTTTGTTGGTTTCGTGTTTTCAAATTATGACAACCACTTCCATTCCGGTTACCAATAAATTGTTTCACATGAACAAAGCGGAACCTGTAAACCGCATCGAACATTACAATATGTGGCAAGTCCCATTTGCA
The sequence above is a segment of the Bacteroidia bacterium genome. Coding sequences within it:
- a CDS encoding T9SS type A sorting domain-containing protein, whose protein sequence is SGQQTADGKFISAGYTETRSNGKDFYLIRCDINGDTLWTAKNGGTIDDGAYSVTQTPNGNFICLGYSESFGAGMKDYHFYEFDNSGFYVNSRGYGGTNDDIGYCINNTKDHGFIITGQTASYGNGPENIYTIKTDSNGDATGIILVGIDEITGIPSEKNIFAYPNPCTNFCRITFINKTPEKNIFLTLYNVLGEEIEKTNPTFSLDSKGLETISIATDALPSGIYLAKISNGNFIQTQKIIVQH
- a CDS encoding heme exporter protein CcmB, which translates into the protein MPLLSSVKYLIAKEIKLEMRQKYAINGIILYLVATVFVGYLCFKTIVDAGTWDALFWIIMLFTSINAVSKSFMMEKQGRLLYYYTIASPQAIILSKIIYNILMMIVLSLICFAFYALFLGSMVQNIGLFLFVILIGNTGFAAILSMTSAIASKTNNSFTLMAILSFPLLMPLLLALMKVSKNAIDGLALSVSYNYILVLVLINLIIVILSYLLFPYLWRD
- the ccsA gene encoding cytochrome c biogenesis protein CcsA, with product MSKNTASTQEKNPSFLKKNGWKIITVLLLYYVITMGLLHKVPRLPILHETIRNLYFHVCMWFGMIFILSVSLVQSLLYLSSNDIKKDILASQAANTGILYGFLGLATGSLWAKFTWGAWWINDPKLDGAAVSMLIYVAYLILRSSIDEEQKRARISAVYNIFAYIMLIVFLLIYPRMHNVDSLHPGNGGNPGFNKYDLNSDMRIVFYPAVIGWVMLAWWITTIRVRIEKIKRKLYYND
- a CDS encoding CcmD family protein produces the protein MFVAFAAFAQDSTATAPVEMADGMRASGKIYVVLAVILIIFTGIVIYLISLDKKVSEIEKELKSKDKK
- a CDS encoding cytochrome c maturation protein CcmE, with product MKKIHIAGIAIIAIAIGVIITSLSNNNTYANFTEASANEGSVYHVVGKLDKSKDMVYNPQENPNQFTFYMKDDKGVERKVILHKSKPQDFERSEQIVLIGEAQGADFVASDVLMKCPSKYNDGKPQEASR
- the ccsA gene encoding cytochrome c biogenesis protein CcsA, whose translation is MQNIQYVGEHLLIGRIGNVFVLLSFVGALLAAICYFLAEKNQLEKDSWKQTARIAFRLHSLGVIGIIVTLFTMIFNHYYEYYYVWEHSNNIMPMRYVLSCFWEGQEGSFLLWTFWQVVLGNILIRTAKDWESSVMAVIALVQTFLASMLLGLYIHGIHIGSNPFTSLLRENSQFANIPLFQNPNYLKQLDGRGLNPLLQNYWMTIHPPTLFLGFASTVVPFAFAIAGLWRKKLGEWQAKALPWVFFGVMVLGTGTLMGGAWAYESLSFGGFWAWDPVENAALVPWIVLVAAGHILLIYKNRKQSLLSTFLLPMIAFILTVYATFLTRSGILGKTSVHSFPDLGLSGQLLIYLLFFVWLSALMLMQNKNLRFYYGVASAFLLAAGATFNFSIYSFNVKIISLLLFGLITIVLVLFGLAKNFPKETEEEAIWSREFWMFIGALVLLVSCFQIMTTTSIPVTNKLFHMNKAEPVNRIEHYNMWQVPFAFLVTLLIGVGQFFKYKETDLKSFLKKISPSFFLSLAVSLCAILYLPVTNVFYGALLFSATFAVLANFDYVIRILGGKISKAGSSIAHIGFALVILGALISTSKQEVISANTSGKSVASLGKDFSDNSNILMTVGDTLKMGNYFVTYTGKEKNGVNIKYHVQYFTKENGKYTLAFSLDPLIQLNPQMGNVAEPSTKRFLTRDIYTHITFADLDDINAPVNTGEFNDPKKNTVAIGDTMFSSNAMIVLDSIDAHIDKKKYNLSDSDIVLGVKLKMYDFNKKVYYAEPLYIIKGGYLQVSDTTVEKLGLKFRFLNINTENGKIDISIAEKKSVAKDYIVMTAIIFPFINVLWMGCIIMVIGTIIAIRARLKSNKIKK